The Alkalihalophilus pseudofirmus nucleotide sequence GTTAGCACTGAACCTTGAGCTTCCATTACAGCTTCACTAACAAAATTCTCAGATGCAATTAATTCAATTTTGTCACGTTGACGACCTAATTCTAACTTAATCGCCTCATATACTTTTTCGTCTTGTTTCTTTAATGTCTCCATCCTTATTCCCCTTTCAGTTCCTACACATTCGGTTTTTAGGTATCAAACATTAGATTCAACTACATTCTAACATAAGAATTAACTAAAATCCGTACTATTTATCAAAAACAGGTCTGATTATTCATGTTCTTCGGTACGCGAATAATTTGCTCGGATTCCTCCGATCAGCTTCGGACGAGTTTTAGCGATTGTTACATGCGCATGACCGATTTCTTTAATTTGACTGCGAATCGGTACAGCTACTTCTTTTAAATGCATGCCAATAAACGTATCACCGATATCAATTCCAGCATCCGCTTTAATCGATTCAACAAGAACAGGATTATCCATTCGTGAAAAAGCATGCGTTGCCATCGCCCCGCCGGCCGCTCGAATCGGAATCGCCGAAACAGCATCATATCCGCGTTCACGTGCCGTTGATCCCTCAATGACTAATGCCCGGTTTAAGTGCTCGCAGCATTGAAAAGCAAGCTTCACTCCAGTCTCATCTTGAAAACGGCTGAGTGCATCATAAATCGCCGCAGCAATGTCCCGTGATCCGTTTGACCCAATATGTTCACCTGCCACTTCACTCGTGCTTGTCCCAATAACAAGAAGATGATCATGAGTAAGAGGCATCATTGCCTGTAAGTCATGTAATACTTGCGTAAGCTGAGCATTTATTTCTTCTTTTACAACCGCCATAACGGGGCCACTCCTTTTATGCTTCGTATTCAGTAATCTTACTTACACGGCGCTCGTGACGTCCACCTTCATACTCTGTTTCAAGCCAGATTTTCGCTATTTCCCGGGCAAGTCCAGCTCCAATAACGCGCTCACCCATTGCTAGGACGTTACTGTTATTATGTTCGCGAGTAGCTTTCGCACTGAATGTATCATGTACAAGGGCGCAGCGGATGCCTTTGACTTTATTAGCAGCAATCGACATACCGATACCTGTCCCACATACTAGAATGCCGCGGTCCACTTCGCCTTTTGCTACCTTCTCAGCAACAGGAATCGCATAATCAGGATAGTCGACAGATGTATCGCATTCGCATCCTACATCCTCAAACTCGAT carries:
- a CDS encoding TIGR01440 family protein codes for the protein MAVVKEEINAQLTQVLHDLQAMMPLTHDHLLVIGTSTSEVAGEHIGSNGSRDIAAAIYDALSRFQDETGVKLAFQCCEHLNRALVIEGSTARERGYDAVSAIPIRAAGGAMATHAFSRMDNPVLVESIKADAGIDIGDTFIGMHLKEVAVPIRSQIKEIGHAHVTIAKTRPKLIGGIRANYSRTEEHE
- the rpiB gene encoding ribose 5-phosphate isomerase B, with amino-acid sequence MKVAIGSDHGGVNIKEEIKQQMEEMGIEFEDVGCECDTSVDYPDYAIPVAEKVAKGEVDRGILVCGTGIGMSIAANKVKGIRCALVHDTFSAKATREHNNSNVLAMGERVIGAGLAREIAKIWLETEYEGGRHERRVSKITEYEA